From a single Flavobacteriales bacterium genomic region:
- a CDS encoding T9SS type A sorting domain-containing protein translates to MKTRSTFLRAGLLAAYFSTWGWSGYEPGKLLAQPDALIAGNEGLLLSPAVGSLTSLPITLPTHPVGTPQAYHGEIPQRSQHIRATGDGRILFFAIDGNVYDGNGWLIADARAPGCLQCVARGVMEFVSIPVPGNCGLFYLIAAEPKSDNYNGTHLQWSVLDMNAINTRFPANASGCSKMGRILDLDLGNNPHSELATLYPQFLNFNEDYANSMFFEWYTTGIGGVAVTSFNSTLTSSHMGRLFADATGKSISPQIRVVESGNNGEHLLFLILKSRIYVYRVTDHGIYSVQPVPSKWYVQTVDDFTDTDPSTFKAFMRDADAIMTSNGVAFAMVDEALFDYPTYTNMGNIVTMRFNSNTGVLLNNSVQTHTVSNVTQPFSPYGPTANIPGGLRGCSFRPDGQGLYVTGEFENGNQQWIPYLGHLDLLSGQATDLTNLIPTPVNLDLMRSRTYRNKTPNGSSDAVYFPLPSGIAALTNVASPITAQWQSNIFTATVSTFDPTVNYGVNYNPYYLNIGVSNDSYLTTANKAACCTFLGQTGSGVVEGLEHTGTASWSDTNNPYGNASTLTFNCDLVVKPGAKLTLNNMTVRFAPGVRVIVERGGYLDMRNTRFTSLQCPNTRWRGVEVRGTISQPQTWAAYPTNQGRMIMVYNSIIENAEVGVLLGATQTSSNVQGFSGGILNANSSSFVNCIEGVRMMRYQNFAAGNSSILLGNRSNFAGVTFKVDANYPQPYNFKHHVYMNKVSGINFSLCHFRNEWSDTFFTNMGSLDLGYGIYSMDAEFKVQGICNSNTYPCPQNNIVPSTFEGFDHAIHAMSSLTTRKFAVQNTTFLRNICGVYADGVVGFSITNNIFGVGGRNVPMTNPLETVDWAPYHRGIFSTYGYGFAIDDNRLLRQGPIKCEGIVVNNSGNHDDLVFRNFVQGMNAAYVGEGWCADELAKPLHGLQFRCNANSYNGYNIWNRLNVTGNAFIDSRQTIRTVQGELDFPAGNTFDRDDMNLPVESDLHANGNLNVVNYIGHSAGSVFDPLDIDATYFAKTIVATAPTNVCTQRTKAIGGGNIQHMAVQDLSAMIASERTVYADLRYVYDNMIDGGSTDELVVEIMDTWPAEVRDLRSKLMSKSPYLSTEALFETVSKNILPNAIVLEICLANPEATSKEGFVKWMEYEAPTPMPEYMLGVIEASWHSKTVRFYMEEAIGIHSSNMSHGTSILVQKLYADSIGDPVDSIRMVWHELRRPSARYAEANALVEQGNFTAAKDVVNLLPIEHKVKNLAEAERVRMIDLITFLEQVTSSGRNESELNTVEIQQLESAIALGQDRPGAWARNILCFYYDHCVPPVTGWDDSNPKSNRPEAPTSTIETKPSLHVFPNPAETYVTFGYKLESAPTKAFLTVKDATGRMIATIPISLIQAQVAYDPRDLAKGLYTVELSNDGTLISSEKLVLQ, encoded by the coding sequence ATGAAAACACGAAGCACATTTCTCAGAGCTGGTTTGTTAGCGGCTTATTTTTCCACGTGGGGGTGGAGCGGATACGAACCGGGTAAGCTCTTGGCGCAACCCGATGCACTTATTGCGGGAAACGAAGGACTCTTGTTAAGCCCAGCGGTTGGTTCTCTAACAAGTCTTCCAATAACATTACCTACTCATCCTGTTGGGACTCCTCAGGCTTATCATGGAGAAATACCGCAACGATCACAACACATTAGGGCCACAGGAGACGGACGTATTCTGTTCTTCGCGATCGACGGTAATGTGTACGACGGGAATGGCTGGTTGATCGCTGATGCACGCGCCCCAGGTTGCCTACAATGCGTTGCAAGGGGTGTTATGGAGTTCGTAAGCATTCCTGTACCCGGTAATTGCGGTTTGTTCTATTTGATCGCAGCTGAACCGAAAAGCGACAATTATAATGGCACCCATTTGCAATGGAGCGTTCTGGATATGAACGCAATTAACACCCGGTTTCCCGCAAATGCTTCCGGATGTTCAAAAATGGGTCGGATCTTAGACCTGGATCTTGGCAACAACCCACACTCCGAACTCGCAACATTATATCCTCAATTTCTTAACTTCAATGAAGACTATGCGAATTCGATGTTCTTCGAATGGTATACCACGGGAATTGGAGGCGTTGCTGTGACATCATTCAACTCAACCCTCACATCATCACATATGGGTAGGCTGTTTGCCGATGCAACCGGAAAATCCATAAGTCCTCAGATCCGTGTTGTAGAATCTGGAAATAATGGTGAGCATCTCCTTTTCTTGATCCTGAAGTCACGGATCTATGTGTACCGTGTTACCGACCACGGAATTTACTCCGTGCAGCCTGTTCCTAGCAAATGGTATGTGCAAACAGTTGATGATTTCACAGATACCGACCCGTCAACATTCAAGGCGTTCATGCGCGATGCAGATGCAATTATGACGAGCAACGGTGTAGCATTCGCGATGGTAGATGAGGCATTATTTGACTATCCCACCTATACCAACATGGGCAACATCGTTACTATGCGTTTCAATTCGAATACCGGGGTACTTTTGAATAACTCAGTGCAGACGCATACTGTGAGTAATGTAACTCAACCTTTTTCTCCATACGGACCAACAGCCAATATACCGGGAGGATTGCGTGGTTGTTCTTTTAGACCAGATGGGCAAGGCTTGTATGTAACTGGCGAATTCGAAAACGGTAATCAACAATGGATCCCGTATCTCGGGCACTTGGACCTACTCTCTGGGCAAGCTACTGATCTCACCAACCTGATACCTACCCCGGTGAACCTAGACCTTATGCGCTCACGTACCTACAGGAACAAAACCCCAAATGGTTCCTCTGATGCGGTGTATTTTCCATTGCCTAGCGGCATAGCCGCGTTGACTAACGTAGCGAGTCCGATAACGGCACAATGGCAAAGCAACATATTTACAGCCACGGTCTCTACGTTCGATCCCACTGTCAATTATGGTGTGAATTACAATCCGTATTACCTCAATATTGGTGTGAGCAACGACTCTTACTTGACAACAGCCAACAAAGCCGCCTGTTGCACCTTCTTAGGCCAGACCGGCAGCGGCGTTGTAGAAGGATTGGAACATACCGGAACAGCGTCATGGAGCGATACGAATAATCCGTATGGCAACGCATCTACGTTAACGTTCAATTGTGATCTGGTGGTAAAACCGGGCGCTAAGCTCACCCTCAATAACATGACCGTACGGTTCGCACCTGGCGTGCGCGTAATTGTTGAACGCGGTGGGTACTTGGATATGCGGAACACCCGTTTCACATCCTTACAGTGCCCAAACACACGTTGGCGCGGCGTAGAAGTGCGTGGCACCATCAGCCAACCGCAAACGTGGGCCGCTTACCCTACCAACCAAGGGCGCATGATCATGGTCTACAATAGCATTATCGAAAATGCCGAAGTTGGAGTACTTCTTGGTGCTACGCAAACATCTTCCAATGTCCAAGGCTTTTCAGGTGGTATCCTAAATGCGAACAGCAGTTCCTTCGTCAATTGTATAGAAGGGGTACGTATGATGCGGTACCAGAATTTCGCAGCGGGTAATTCCAGTATTTTGCTTGGTAACCGCTCCAATTTCGCAGGGGTTACTTTCAAGGTTGATGCGAATTACCCGCAACCGTACAACTTCAAACACCATGTGTACATGAACAAGGTAAGTGGGATTAACTTCTCGTTATGCCATTTCAGGAACGAATGGTCCGATACGTTCTTCACGAACATGGGTAGTCTCGATCTTGGCTATGGCATTTACAGTATGGATGCCGAATTCAAAGTGCAGGGCATTTGCAATAGCAATACTTACCCTTGCCCACAAAACAATATAGTACCTAGCACCTTCGAAGGTTTCGACCATGCCATACATGCCATGAGTTCCTTGACAACACGCAAGTTCGCTGTGCAGAATACCACCTTTCTCAGGAATATATGTGGCGTTTATGCAGATGGCGTAGTCGGATTCAGCATTACGAATAACATTTTCGGCGTTGGAGGTAGAAATGTGCCAATGACGAATCCATTAGAAACTGTTGATTGGGCACCCTATCATCGCGGAATCTTTAGCACCTACGGATACGGGTTTGCGATTGATGATAACAGGCTTTTACGGCAGGGACCGATCAAGTGCGAAGGAATAGTTGTGAACAATAGCGGGAATCACGACGACCTCGTTTTCAGAAACTTCGTGCAAGGCATGAATGCTGCCTATGTTGGCGAAGGGTGGTGTGCCGATGAATTGGCTAAACCATTGCATGGCCTCCAGTTCCGATGCAATGCGAACAGCTATAACGGGTACAACATTTGGAACCGTTTGAATGTGACGGGTAACGCTTTTATCGATTCGCGACAGACCATTAGAACGGTCCAAGGCGAACTTGATTTCCCTGCTGGCAATACGTTCGACCGTGATGATATGAACTTACCAGTTGAAAGTGATCTACACGCCAATGGAAATTTGAACGTAGTGAATTACATCGGTCATTCTGCCGGAAGCGTCTTTGACCCCTTGGATATCGATGCTACCTACTTTGCCAAGACCATTGTTGCAACTGCTCCCACCAATGTATGCACTCAGCGTACCAAAGCCATTGGTGGTGGCAACATCCAGCACATGGCTGTGCAAGACCTCAGTGCCATGATCGCAAGCGAACGAACGGTGTACGCCGATCTGCGTTATGTGTATGACAATATGATCGATGGCGGTAGCACGGATGAACTTGTGGTTGAGATCATGGATACCTGGCCTGCTGAGGTAAGGGATCTGCGAAGCAAGTTGATGTCCAAGTCGCCTTACTTAAGCACAGAAGCGCTATTCGAGACGGTAAGTAAGAATATCCTACCCAATGCGATCGTGCTTGAGATCTGCTTAGCTAATCCAGAGGCCACATCGAAGGAGGGTTTTGTAAAATGGATGGAGTATGAGGCACCAACACCAATGCCAGAGTACATGTTGGGGGTGATCGAAGCTAGCTGGCACAGTAAGACGGTACGCTTTTATATGGAAGAAGCCATTGGCATACATAGCAGCAATATGTCGCATGGTACATCCATCCTGGTACAAAAACTATACGCCGATTCTATCGGTGACCCTGTGGATAGCATTCGTATGGTATGGCATGAATTGCGACGGCCATCCGCGCGCTATGCTGAAGCCAACGCGCTAGTGGAACAAGGCAATTTCACTGCTGCAAAGGATGTGGTCAACTTATTGCCCATAGAACATAAGGTGAAAAACTTAGCAGAAGCAGAAAGGGTCCGTATGATAGACCTGATCACCTTCCTTGAGCAAGTAACAAGTTCTGGTCGAAATGAATCAGAACTGAACACGGTGGAGATACAGCAACTCGAATCCGCCATTGCATTGGGACAAGACAGACCCGGTGCTTGGGCCAGGAACATCCTTTGTTTT
- a CDS encoding helix-turn-helix domain-containing protein, translating to MNAKVIGKNVRALRKRKGLSQTQLGEALFLCQTRISRLEKGERVPPADVLERLGKFFEVTIEDLGTKHYWEFAGLPLPPVGPSPAPVQQEHAEYRAPRSDSLPLSIYLDIRKESRSRIRYLENLCKELTKTIRGFGDGLQRGGVSSCMSAY from the coding sequence ATGAATGCAAAAGTGATCGGTAAAAATGTTCGTGCGTTGCGCAAGCGGAAAGGGTTATCCCAGACCCAATTGGGTGAGGCGCTCTTTTTATGTCAAACCCGTATTTCTCGTCTTGAAAAGGGGGAACGCGTGCCACCCGCCGATGTGCTTGAACGGTTAGGAAAGTTTTTCGAGGTTACGATCGAAGATCTCGGCACGAAGCATTACTGGGAATTTGCAGGGCTACCGCTACCACCGGTCGGACCTTCACCTGCACCTGTGCAACAAGAGCACGCCGAATATAGAGCGCCGCGTTCAGATTCGTTACCACTCAGCATTTATCTGGATATACGCAAGGAAAGCAGATCACGGATCCGCTATTTGGAAAACCTCTGCAAAGAGCTTACAAAGACCATCAGGGGCTTTGGAGATGGCCTCCAACGGGGGGGGGTAAGTAGTTGTATGTCAGCTTATTAA
- a CDS encoding DUF5106 domain-containing protein → MRYGVLLFLTLFACSTTLLSAQDEPKRNIDVTIQGAAKDTIYLANYYGNKLYYADTAIADGKGKVVFKSPKGYKTGMYAVVAPGPKFFEMVVNEPTIKVTTKKEDMLKYLVVDQSTENQLFVDYIRFLNDRKLDSDALRAKMDGQQDPIGRSALKAEMEALDKAVKDYQRDLVAKNPNTLVASLVRMSMPVELPEPRKADGTLDSAASYYQYRAHFWDNFNLSDERIVRIPVFANKFDEYMGKVLPQVPDTINKLVDELVARTMDDPETFKYIVHNVTLRYETSDIMGMDAVLVHMAQTYYCPGSGKASRTPWMTDENLTKLCDKTQKLAPLLIGKKAPYLSLTDSTEEKWINFYDLPAEFVVILFWDPHCGHCKTELPEIYKVYKEKLRDMGIEVYAVSKSVDETLMKDWKKFIRENGLDWVNVGLTKTVFENAKKNPRMYIPEHTTLESLNYADTYDVYSTPKVFLVDGDRKIVGKQLSVDQLEDLVKKIRERKGVAKE, encoded by the coding sequence ATGCGATACGGTGTACTTCTTTTCTTGACCCTTTTTGCGTGTTCCACTACCCTGCTTTCCGCGCAGGATGAACCGAAACGCAACATCGACGTAACCATACAAGGTGCCGCAAAGGACACCATCTATTTGGCGAATTACTACGGGAACAAATTGTATTACGCGGATACCGCAATTGCCGATGGCAAAGGCAAGGTGGTCTTCAAAAGCCCGAAGGGTTACAAGACCGGTATGTATGCTGTGGTGGCGCCGGGTCCGAAGTTTTTCGAAATGGTCGTAAACGAACCCACGATCAAAGTGACCACGAAGAAAGAGGATATGCTGAAATACTTGGTCGTTGACCAAAGCACGGAGAACCAGCTCTTTGTGGATTACATCCGATTCCTGAACGACCGCAAGCTGGATAGCGATGCGTTGCGCGCTAAGATGGACGGACAACAAGACCCCATTGGCCGATCTGCGCTGAAGGCCGAAATGGAGGCGCTGGACAAGGCCGTGAAAGATTACCAGCGGGATCTGGTGGCGAAGAACCCGAACACCTTGGTGGCATCTTTAGTGCGCATGAGTATGCCCGTGGAGCTTCCTGAACCCCGCAAGGCCGATGGTACGTTGGACAGCGCCGCTTCGTATTATCAATACCGTGCGCATTTTTGGGACAATTTCAACCTCTCCGATGAGCGCATTGTGCGCATTCCTGTCTTTGCCAATAAGTTCGATGAATACATGGGTAAAGTGTTACCACAAGTGCCGGATACCATCAACAAACTGGTCGATGAACTGGTTGCCAGGACCATGGACGATCCCGAAACGTTCAAGTACATCGTTCACAACGTTACCCTTCGCTACGAGACCAGCGACATCATGGGCATGGACGCCGTATTGGTACACATGGCGCAGACCTATTACTGCCCCGGTAGCGGTAAGGCCAGCCGCACACCATGGATGACCGACGAGAACTTGACCAAGCTTTGTGATAAAACGCAGAAATTGGCACCACTGTTGATCGGCAAGAAAGCTCCCTACCTCTCACTCACCGATAGCACGGAAGAGAAGTGGATCAACTTCTATGATCTGCCTGCTGAGTTTGTGGTGATCCTCTTTTGGGATCCACATTGCGGGCATTGTAAAACAGAATTGCCGGAGATCTACAAGGTTTATAAAGAGAAACTTAGGGACATGGGCATTGAAGTGTATGCTGTGTCCAAATCCGTGGATGAAACCCTGATGAAGGATTGGAAAAAATTCATCCGGGAGAATGGATTGGATTGGGTGAACGTTGGCCTCACGAAGACCGTCTTCGAGAATGCGAAGAAGAACCCGCGCATGTACATACCGGAGCACACCACGTTGGAGAGTCTGAACTACGCCGATACGTATGATGTGTATAGCACACCGAAAGTGTTCCTTGTGGATGGCGACCGCAAGATCGTAGGCAAGCAACTTTCCGTGGATCAGCTCGAGGACCTGGTGAAGAAGATCAGGGAACGGAAAGGGGTTGCGAAGGAGTGA
- a CDS encoding peptide chain release factor 3, giving the protein MSLKEEIDHRRTFAIISHPDAGKTTLTEKFLLYGGAIQTAGAVKSNKIRRGATSDFMDIERQRGISVSTSVMTFNYGGKLINLLDTPGHRDFAEDTYRTLTAVDSVVLVIDCVKGVEAQTERLMEVCRMRNTPVIVFINKLDLEGRDPFDLLDELEEKLSIKVRPMSWPIGIGATFKGVYDMYSKSLRLFDPGKTKVEQDSVSIKDLKDPLLDSKIGPEPATALREDIDLIEGVYDPLNIEAYRDGRIAPVFFGSAFNNFGVKEVLNAFVDIAPRPQPRATDKGLVEPDDPHFSGFIFKIHANLDPNHRDRIAFLRICSGKFVRNTLYKHVRLEKQLRFGAPTSFLAATKQIVEEAWPGDVIGLFDTGNFKIGDTLTDGADFQFRGIPAFSPEMFRELVNMDPMKSKQLDKGIRQLTDEGVAQLFTQQPGNKKIVGCVGELQFEVISYRLEHEYGAKCAFQQIPAYKACWMTSTDEDVLDQFIRVKAQQIVQDKDDNPVFMAPSAYMLDLERRNNPEITFHTTSEFKTDIDLVQNR; this is encoded by the coding sequence ATGAGCCTTAAAGAAGAGATCGATCACCGGCGAACGTTCGCGATCATTAGCCACCCTGATGCGGGCAAGACCACGCTAACAGAGAAATTCCTGTTGTATGGAGGCGCCATTCAAACAGCGGGTGCCGTAAAGAGCAATAAGATCCGTAGAGGAGCTACGAGCGACTTTATGGACATTGAGCGCCAACGTGGAATCAGCGTAAGTACGTCGGTCATGACGTTCAACTATGGCGGCAAATTGATCAACCTGTTGGATACGCCCGGCCACAGGGATTTTGCAGAGGATACCTACCGCACGCTCACTGCCGTTGACAGCGTTGTTCTGGTGATCGATTGTGTAAAGGGTGTAGAAGCACAGACCGAGCGGCTTATGGAAGTTTGCCGGATGCGGAACACCCCGGTGATCGTATTCATCAATAAATTGGACCTTGAAGGTCGTGATCCATTCGATCTGCTTGATGAGTTGGAGGAAAAACTTTCCATCAAGGTGCGGCCCATGAGCTGGCCGATAGGCATCGGAGCGACATTCAAAGGTGTCTATGATATGTACAGCAAAAGCCTGCGCCTGTTCGATCCCGGTAAGACCAAGGTGGAGCAGGACAGCGTGAGCATCAAGGACCTGAAGGATCCTCTCTTGGACAGTAAGATCGGTCCCGAACCTGCTACTGCACTTCGTGAGGACATTGATCTGATCGAGGGTGTATATGACCCGCTGAACATCGAAGCCTACCGGGATGGCCGCATTGCACCGGTATTCTTCGGCAGCGCTTTCAATAACTTCGGGGTGAAGGAGGTGTTGAACGCGTTCGTGGATATTGCACCAAGACCTCAGCCACGTGCAACGGATAAAGGCCTAGTGGAACCGGATGATCCACATTTCAGCGGTTTCATTTTCAAGATCCATGCGAATTTGGACCCTAACCACCGGGATCGCATCGCATTTCTAAGGATCTGCTCCGGAAAGTTCGTGCGCAACACGCTGTACAAACATGTTCGTCTCGAAAAACAACTCCGGTTCGGCGCTCCTACTTCATTCCTTGCAGCAACCAAGCAGATCGTAGAGGAAGCATGGCCGGGTGATGTGATCGGCTTATTCGATACAGGCAACTTCAAGATCGGTGATACCCTTACCGATGGTGCCGACTTCCAATTCCGTGGCATTCCGGCATTCAGTCCGGAGATGTTCCGTGAGCTGGTGAACATGGACCCCATGAAGTCCAAGCAACTTGATAAAGGCATTCGACAACTTACCGACGAAGGTGTTGCTCAGCTCTTCACGCAACAGCCCGGTAACAAGAAGATCGTTGGTTGTGTAGGTGAGCTACAGTTCGAAGTGATCAGCTACAGGTTGGAGCACGAGTATGGCGCCAAATGCGCATTCCAGCAAATACCGGCATACAAGGCGTGTTGGATGACCAGCACGGATGAGGATGTACTTGATCAGTTCATCCGCGTAAAAGCGCAACAGATCGTACAGGACAAGGATGATAACCCAGTATTCATGGCGCCTAGCGCATACATGCTGGATCTGGAACGCCGCAATAATCCGGAGATCACCTTCCACACCACGAGTGAGTTCAAGACGGATATTGATCTTGTGCAGAATAGGTAG
- a CDS encoding PQQ-dependent sugar dehydrogenase: MKKLLLLVFLPATFAYSQTPVSINLQSFATGLPSVVDLAHAGDERLFAVLQPGTIRIINADGTVVPTPFLDITSRVNSGGEQGLLGLAFDPNYVQNGFFYVNYIFGSGNGNTRISRFQVSSDPNVALDTTEQVIYTWPQPYSNHNGGDLDFGPDGYLYVGFGDGGSAGDPEGRAQDVSNPLGDMIRIDVSDPDTIYTIPPTNPFANVTANSDTLPEIWASGLRNPFRWGFDALSGDLWIGDVGQNAYEEVDFWPAGNNSHPNFGWRCYEGLHPYNTTGCLPIANYVAPVSEHAQSTFGWYSVIGGRVYRGQEFPRLEGRYIYTDYVGGDFFSLLPDGIGGWVREEIRNSTTTGYTCIAENNDGELFVTNITSGIVYRIVDACPQDAPTVDQNTNTLTSSQATAYQWYLNGQAITGATDQTLDVVESGTYYVVATVGPNCQLASDTVEVIFNGIGGTVHTSLEIYPNPAKERIVVNGLPAMVTLIKLFDVSGRELLNSSARSVNGSTTVNVSDISTGRYSLVFLSADGTVIEQRSVTVQH, encoded by the coding sequence ATGAAGAAACTTCTGTTACTCGTTTTCCTACCAGCCACATTTGCTTATTCGCAAACGCCGGTTTCGATCAACCTTCAGTCCTTCGCGACAGGTCTACCTAGCGTAGTGGACCTTGCGCACGCTGGTGATGAACGCCTGTTCGCTGTATTGCAGCCAGGCACGATACGGATCATTAATGCTGATGGAACCGTTGTTCCCACACCGTTCCTGGATATTACGTCTCGTGTTAATTCGGGTGGTGAGCAAGGATTATTGGGTCTTGCATTCGATCCGAACTATGTACAGAACGGGTTTTTCTATGTGAATTATATTTTTGGAAGCGGAAATGGGAATACGCGGATCTCACGTTTCCAGGTTTCCAGTGATCCAAACGTAGCACTTGATACGACCGAGCAAGTGATCTACACCTGGCCACAACCTTACAGTAATCATAATGGCGGTGATCTGGATTTTGGTCCGGATGGCTACCTATACGTTGGTTTTGGTGATGGCGGCAGTGCGGGAGATCCGGAAGGCCGTGCACAGGATGTAAGCAATCCCTTAGGTGATATGATCCGCATCGATGTAAGCGATCCGGATACGATCTATACCATACCACCGACGAACCCTTTTGCGAACGTAACGGCAAATAGTGATACACTTCCTGAGATCTGGGCTTCGGGATTACGCAATCCGTTCCGATGGGGCTTCGATGCGCTTAGCGGTGATCTTTGGATCGGTGATGTTGGACAGAACGCCTATGAAGAAGTGGATTTTTGGCCTGCTGGGAACAATTCCCACCCCAACTTCGGCTGGCGCTGTTATGAAGGTCTGCACCCATATAACACAACGGGCTGCCTTCCTATAGCCAATTATGTAGCTCCGGTCTCGGAGCATGCTCAAAGTACATTCGGTTGGTATTCAGTTATTGGAGGGCGGGTATATCGCGGTCAGGAATTTCCGCGTTTGGAAGGTCGTTACATCTATACGGATTATGTGGGTGGCGATTTCTTTTCATTGCTCCCGGATGGTATTGGTGGTTGGGTTCGTGAGGAGATCAGGAATAGCACAACGACAGGATATACCTGCATCGCCGAGAATAATGATGGTGAATTATTTGTAACTAACATCACAAGCGGGATCGTCTATCGCATTGTCGACGCATGTCCACAGGATGCACCAACGGTTGATCAGAACACGAACACGCTCACAAGCTCCCAAGCAACCGCTTACCAGTGGTATCTGAACGGTCAAGCGATCACCGGAGCAACTGATCAAACACTAGATGTTGTTGAATCCGGAACTTATTACGTAGTTGCCACGGTCGGCCCCAATTGTCAATTGGCTTCAGATACGGTAGAGGTCATTTTCAATGGCATTGGCGGAACTGTGCATACCAGCTTAGAGATTTATCCGAACCCGGCCAAGGAGCGCATTGTGGTGAATGGGCTACCAGCAATGGTAACTTTGATCAAATTGTTCGACGTTTCCGGCAGAGAACTTCTAAATTCTTCGGCCAGGTCGGTGAACGGCAGCACCACGGTGAACGTAAGTGATATTTCTACTGGACGCTACTCGCTGGTGTTCCTGTCAGCTGATGGAACCGTAATTGAGCAACGTTCGGTTACCGTGCAACATTGA